The proteins below come from a single Streptomyces sp. M92 genomic window:
- a CDS encoding ABC transporter transmembrane domain-containing protein, translating into MTTADTKRPRPGSDILRTALRRNVGAMAGGTFLMGLYQAGETAFPIALGLIVEHTMRDRSPGSLGVSIAALAVIITTVSLSWRFGMRVLQKANTTEAHRWRVRVAECGLQPVARDVDLKSGEVLTIATEDADQTADIIEVVPLLISSLVAVLIAAVALGLADLRLGVLVIAGTVAILTVLSVMSGRIGSSTQEQQARVARAGAKVADLITGLRPLHGFGGNHAAFRSYRRVSTEAKRQAVTVAKVNGVYAGTALALNAVLAAAVTLTAGWLAFEGRINIGELVMAVGLAQFIMEPLKLFSEMPKYVMVARASAERMALVLNAPPVTTPGTERPAAGGGLEVDCVRHGALRELKFHVAAGEFVAIAAYQPRAAADLAAVLALRVPPDAYEGAVRVSGRDLADLSVEALRAQLLVNPYDGEIFAGTLRTNIDPSGTSRTVPEAVEASMLTDVVALHRDGLDHPVRDRGANLSGGQRQRLSLARALAADADVLVLRDPTTAVDAVTEQLIARNVAGLRRGRTTVVITSSPALLDVADRVLVLDDGVITAEDTHRNLLATDEGYCLAVAR; encoded by the coding sequence ATGACCACTGCTGACACGAAGCGGCCCCGACCGGGGTCCGACATCCTGCGGACCGCCCTGCGCCGCAATGTGGGCGCCATGGCCGGGGGCACGTTCCTCATGGGCCTGTACCAGGCCGGTGAGACCGCCTTCCCCATCGCCCTCGGCCTCATCGTCGAACACACGATGCGCGACCGGAGCCCCGGCTCCCTCGGTGTGTCGATCGCCGCCCTCGCGGTGATCATCACGACGGTGTCGCTGTCGTGGCGGTTCGGCATGCGCGTCCTGCAGAAGGCCAACACCACCGAGGCCCACCGCTGGCGCGTACGGGTGGCGGAGTGCGGACTCCAGCCGGTGGCCAGGGACGTCGACCTCAAGTCCGGCGAGGTGCTGACCATCGCCACCGAGGACGCCGACCAGACCGCCGACATCATCGAGGTGGTGCCGCTGCTGATCAGCTCGCTGGTGGCGGTGCTGATCGCGGCCGTCGCCCTCGGGCTCGCCGACCTGCGGCTCGGGGTGCTCGTGATCGCGGGAACAGTCGCCATCCTGACGGTCCTGAGCGTGATGTCCGGACGGATCGGCTCCAGTACCCAGGAGCAGCAGGCCCGGGTGGCGCGGGCTGGCGCCAAGGTCGCCGATCTGATCACCGGCCTGCGTCCGCTGCACGGCTTCGGCGGCAACCACGCGGCGTTCCGGTCCTACCGGAGGGTCAGCACGGAGGCGAAGCGGCAGGCCGTCACCGTCGCGAAGGTGAACGGCGTGTACGCGGGCACCGCGCTGGCCCTCAACGCGGTCCTCGCCGCCGCCGTGACGCTCACGGCCGGCTGGCTGGCGTTCGAGGGCCGGATCAACATCGGTGAACTCGTCATGGCGGTGGGGCTCGCGCAGTTCATCATGGAGCCGCTCAAACTCTTCTCCGAGATGCCGAAGTACGTGATGGTCGCCCGCGCCTCCGCCGAACGGATGGCGCTGGTGCTGAACGCGCCGCCGGTGACGACCCCGGGGACCGAACGGCCGGCCGCCGGCGGCGGGCTGGAGGTCGACTGCGTGCGCCACGGCGCCCTGCGCGAGCTGAAGTTCCACGTAGCGGCCGGGGAGTTCGTGGCGATCGCCGCCTACCAGCCGCGCGCCGCCGCCGACCTCGCGGCGGTGCTCGCCCTGCGGGTGCCGCCCGACGCCTACGAGGGGGCGGTGCGCGTCTCGGGCCGGGACCTCGCGGACCTGTCGGTGGAGGCACTCCGCGCGCAGCTCCTCGTCAATCCGTACGACGGGGAGATCTTCGCCGGCACCCTGCGCACCAACATCGACCCCTCGGGCACCAGCCGTACGGTCCCCGAGGCCGTCGAGGCGTCCATGCTGACCGACGTGGTCGCCCTGCACCGCGACGGCCTCGACCACCCCGTCCGCGACCGGGGCGCGAACCTGTCCGGCGGACAGCGCCAGCGTCTCTCCCTGGCCCGCGCCCTCGCCGCCGACGCCGACGTCCTCGTGCTGCGCGACCCGACGACGGCCGTCGACGCCGTGACCGAGCAGCTCATCGCGCGCAATGTGGCCGGGCTGCGCCGGGGCCGCACCACCGTCGTGATCACCAGCAGTCCCGCACTGCTGGACGTGGCCGACCGGGTCCTCGTCCTGGACGACGGCGTGATCACCGCCGAGGACACGCACCGCAACCTCCTGGCCACCGACGAGGGCTACTGCCTGGCGGTGGCCCGGTGA
- a CDS encoding 50S ribosomal protein bL37: MSSKRRRKKKARRKNGANHGSRPQS; encoded by the coding sequence ATGTCCTCGAAGCGACGTCGCAAGAAGAAGGCCCGCCGCAAGAACGGCGCCAACCACGGCAGCCGTCCGCAGAGCTGA
- a CDS encoding alpha/beta hydrolase-fold protein has translation MRLVEEEAFAVYGLRGTPGGDGFWAAASAPVAVPDGDGWTTLFLRRGSEAASVVFESWSEPVELRRWGDTDCWYAEVRMPARLRVTYWFRVGGAAYADPLNPVGAGGDRSIAATPDAPAQPHWPAVGADDVLPLPRTRLRWIGGLLGGRRTVRVHPVGGGGPVVVLLDGDDWLHLHPATTAFESAVAGGDMPPVTLVFLPARDRTAEFGCRPELWEAVRDELLPLVADSGVPADPGRLVVAGQSLGGLSALYAALRFPDLVSRVACQSASCWWTPGSAELADPLGGPVGGSLAELLREGPDLSGLRVAFDVGEHERRMLPHCELVESLAAGAGATVRIARSPSGHDRAGWRHALLRDVAWALSGSYRRS, from the coding sequence ATGAGGCTCGTGGAGGAAGAGGCGTTCGCCGTGTACGGGTTGCGCGGCACACCGGGCGGCGACGGCTTCTGGGCGGCCGCGAGCGCGCCCGTGGCGGTACCCGACGGCGACGGCTGGACGACGCTGTTCCTGCGGCGCGGGTCCGAGGCGGCGAGCGTCGTCTTCGAGAGCTGGTCGGAACCGGTGGAGCTGCGCCGGTGGGGTGACACGGACTGCTGGTACGCCGAGGTGCGGATGCCCGCACGGCTGCGGGTGACGTACTGGTTCCGCGTGGGCGGCGCGGCGTACGCCGACCCGCTGAACCCGGTGGGGGCGGGCGGCGACCGGTCCATCGCCGCGACGCCCGACGCACCGGCCCAGCCGCACTGGCCGGCCGTCGGCGCCGACGACGTACTGCCGCTGCCCCGCACCCGGTTGCGCTGGATCGGTGGGCTGCTCGGCGGGCGGCGCACGGTGCGGGTCCACCCGGTGGGCGGCGGTGGGCCGGTGGTTGTGCTGCTGGACGGGGACGACTGGCTGCATCTGCACCCGGCGACGACCGCGTTCGAATCGGCGGTCGCCGGCGGTGACATGCCGCCGGTCACCCTCGTGTTCCTGCCGGCCAGGGACCGGACGGCGGAGTTCGGGTGCCGTCCGGAGCTGTGGGAGGCGGTCCGGGACGAGTTGCTGCCGCTGGTGGCGGATTCCGGGGTGCCCGCCGACCCGGGGCGGCTGGTGGTCGCGGGGCAGAGCCTCGGCGGGCTGAGCGCCCTGTACGCGGCTCTCAGGTTTCCGGACCTGGTGTCGCGGGTCGCCTGCCAGTCGGCGTCGTGCTGGTGGACGCCCGGTTCGGCGGAGCTCGCGGACCCGCTGGGCGGTCCGGTCGGCGGGTCTCTCGCCGAGCTGCTGCGGGAGGGGCCGGATCTGTCCGGCCTGCGGGTCGCCTTCGACGTGGGAGAGCATGAGCGGCGGATGCTTCCGCACTGCGAGCTGGTGGAGAGCCTGGCCGCGGGGGCCGGTGCGACGGTGCGCATCGCGCGGTCGCCCTCGGGCCACGACCGGGCGGGCTGGCGGCACGCGCTGCTGAGGGACGTCGCCTGGGCTCTCTCCGGGTCCTACCGCCGGTCGTAG
- a CDS encoding MbtH family protein — MSTNPFDDADGRFLVLVNDEGQHSLWPSFAQVPGGWTTVFGEDSRDACLAYVEANWTDLRPRSLTRATEA; from the coding sequence ATGAGCACCAACCCATTCGACGACGCAGACGGCCGTTTCCTCGTTCTCGTCAACGACGAGGGCCAGCACTCGCTCTGGCCGTCCTTCGCCCAGGTGCCCGGCGGGTGGACGACCGTCTTCGGGGAGGACTCCCGCGACGCCTGTCTCGCCTACGTCGAGGCCAACTGGACGGACCTGCGCCCCCGTTCCCTCACCCGTGCCACCGAGGCCTGA
- a CDS encoding amidohydrolase — protein MLHTRLTNARFLTMDPGHPVAHDLGVWRGRIVGLDDAVTSLPAREVVDLQGATVLPGFIDAHVHLAWTGFKQSTPSIAGRTRIDDVLARVEEAVTRTGSPGTWVSIAGYDQRVLGRHLTAAELDKVSHGHKLYVTHDSGHGCVVNSAVLDLLPAGTPHENGFLAEGAMGAARALRLPYAQEELAEAIGRAARTCLAEGVTACAEAGIGGALLGHSPVELGAYQLARDKGLLPLRVRLMVAADTLHPVAAHERDGIPRSLDLGLRTGFGDDRLSVGALKVFTDGGMMARTAALTAPYQGLDHAGQLQDDPDVIAGTIVDGHLAGWQLAVHAIGDRAADVALDALERAQRLRPRPDVRHRVEHAGLIRPDQLPRFARLGVSAVVQPNFLRYFGDDYAAIMGEERAPWLYRGRAFLDHGVPLVGSSDRPVTDGSPLRAVQFMVERASESGLTIGPEEGITVDEALHAYTVAAAHACHWEDDLGSLTPGKRADLVVLGDDPRRVGTSRIGDIEVVETYVDGLPAGGPAV, from the coding sequence GTGCTCCACACCCGGCTGACCAACGCCCGCTTCCTCACCATGGACCCCGGCCACCCCGTCGCCCACGACCTCGGCGTCTGGCGCGGCCGGATCGTGGGCCTCGACGACGCCGTGACGTCCCTGCCCGCCCGCGAGGTCGTCGACCTGCAGGGCGCCACCGTACTGCCGGGCTTCATCGACGCCCACGTCCACCTGGCCTGGACCGGGTTCAAGCAGAGCACCCCGAGCATCGCCGGGCGCACACGGATCGACGACGTCCTCGCCCGCGTCGAGGAGGCCGTCACCCGCACGGGTTCGCCCGGCACCTGGGTGAGCATCGCCGGATACGACCAGCGGGTGCTGGGCCGCCACCTGACCGCCGCCGAACTCGACAAGGTCAGCCACGGCCACAAGCTGTACGTGACGCACGACTCCGGACACGGCTGCGTCGTCAACTCCGCCGTCCTGGACCTGCTCCCCGCCGGCACCCCGCACGAGAACGGCTTCCTCGCCGAGGGGGCCATGGGCGCCGCCCGCGCGCTGCGGCTGCCGTACGCCCAGGAGGAGCTGGCCGAGGCGATCGGGCGGGCTGCCCGCACCTGCCTGGCCGAGGGGGTCACCGCCTGCGCCGAAGCGGGGATCGGCGGCGCCCTCCTGGGACACAGCCCGGTGGAACTGGGCGCCTACCAACTCGCCCGCGACAAGGGCCTGCTGCCGCTGAGGGTGCGGCTCATGGTGGCCGCCGACACCCTGCACCCGGTCGCCGCACACGAGCGCGACGGCATCCCCCGGTCGCTCGACCTGGGCCTGCGCACCGGCTTCGGCGACGACCGGCTGTCCGTCGGCGCGCTGAAGGTCTTCACCGACGGCGGCATGATGGCACGCACCGCCGCACTCACCGCCCCGTACCAAGGGCTGGACCACGCGGGCCAGTTGCAGGACGACCCGGACGTCATCGCCGGCACCATCGTGGACGGCCACCTCGCCGGCTGGCAGCTCGCCGTGCACGCGATCGGCGACCGTGCCGCCGACGTGGCCCTCGACGCCCTCGAACGCGCCCAGCGGCTGCGCCCGCGCCCCGACGTCCGGCACCGCGTCGAGCACGCCGGCCTGATCCGTCCCGACCAGCTCCCGCGCTTCGCACGGCTCGGCGTCAGCGCGGTCGTGCAGCCCAACTTCCTGCGGTACTTCGGCGACGACTACGCCGCGATCATGGGCGAGGAGCGCGCCCCCTGGCTCTACCGCGGCAGGGCCTTCCTGGACCACGGCGTCCCACTGGTGGGCAGCTCCGACCGCCCCGTCACGGACGGATCACCGCTGCGCGCCGTCCAGTTCATGGTCGAGCGCGCCTCCGAGTCCGGCCTGACCATCGGCCCCGAGGAGGGGATCACCGTCGACGAGGCCCTGCACGCCTACACGGTCGCCGCCGCCCACGCCTGCCACTGGGAGGACGACCTGGGCAGCCTCACCCCGGGCAAGCGGGCCGACCTGGTGGTGCTCGGCGACGACCCCAGGCGGGTCGGCACCTCGCGCATCGGGGACATCGAGGTCGTGGAGACGTACGTGGACGGCCTCCCGGCCGGAGGCCCGGCCGTGTGA